A single window of Cetobacterium sp. 8H DNA harbors:
- a CDS encoding site-specific integrase, with amino-acid sequence MKSSNGSGSICKLKGKRRKPWYVRATIEFSSDGKQIRKSIGTFATKREAQEALYNYNKNPLLYSKKTFKNILDLWWSAYTKKVTHKTTISTHIYRMRAFEKLHDRIIADIRLFELQELFDSMTTSWSFKNGCKSVLNMIFDFALKNEFIDSNRVSFIEIGKKEKVIDRRVFTKKEIETLWENLDSKHCYIILILIYTGMRIGELLNLKNEDIDLHNSCLTIRESKTDAGVRIIPISSRIFNLFVAHMVKDQEYFVKGDTTNQLSYSTFKPRFQKLLKSLKIEPHTIHDTRHTFATLLNNANANQSSIIKLIGHSDFSITENVYTHKDTEELRKAIDLLC; translated from the coding sequence ATGAAAAGTTCAAATGGAAGCGGTTCTATTTGTAAATTAAAAGGAAAAAGAAGGAAACCTTGGTATGTTAGAGCCACAATCGAATTTTCTAGTGATGGTAAACAAATTAGAAAATCAATAGGGACATTCGCTACCAAAAGAGAGGCACAAGAAGCCTTATATAATTATAATAAAAATCCATTATTATATAGTAAGAAAACTTTTAAAAATATTTTAGATTTGTGGTGGAGTGCTTATACTAAGAAAGTTACACATAAAACAACTATAAGTACTCACATCTATAGAATGAGAGCTTTCGAGAAATTGCATGATAGAATAATAGCAGATATAAGGTTATTTGAATTGCAAGAGTTATTTGATAGTATGACAACTTCTTGGAGTTTTAAAAATGGATGTAAAAGTGTTCTCAATATGATATTTGATTTTGCTTTAAAAAATGAATTTATTGACTCTAATAGAGTTAGCTTTATTGAAATTGGGAAAAAGGAAAAAGTTATTGATAGAAGAGTATTTACAAAAAAAGAAATCGAGACTTTGTGGGAAAATCTCGATTCTAAACACTGCTATATAATTTTAATTCTCATCTACACTGGAATGAGAATAGGTGAACTTCTCAATTTAAAAAATGAAGATATTGACCTGCATAACTCATGTCTAACTATAAGAGAAAGTAAAACAGATGCTGGTGTTAGAATTATACCAATTTCTTCGAGGATTTTCAATTTATTTGTTGCTCATATGGTAAAAGATCAGGAGTATTTTGTAAAAGGGGATACTACAAACCAATTAAGTTATTCTACTTTTAAACCTAGATTTCAGAAGCTACTAAAATCACTAAAAATTGAACCACATACTATCCATGATACTCGACATACTTTTGCGACTTTATTAAACAATGCTAATGCAAATCAGAGTTCAATTATTAAACTTATAGGTCACTCAGACTTTTCTATTACAGAAAATGTCTATACTCATAAAGATACTGAAGAGCTAAGAAAAGCTATTGATTTATTATGCTAA
- a CDS encoding YqaJ viral recombinase family protein: MNEKLTIKELKEQLKTLGAKGYSKLKKAELISLLEELSPKLHDSEVLFTGECSGEGEWLNYRKIGATDVSILMVDYAWKNGFIDRPDNYNSPLLMYLERKGQYTREFSFESIVAMNFGHYAEDFIINNLSDLFKREFNLDVQEVRKGNQVVANPQYPLWTCTPDSWVKINDEWYPVELKTGNSYQSYDWSKDEVPNKYYAQVQQQLAVLNKTKGFLVGFIDNRFTKVYEIDIDNKLIQKAYELSTEFQNYLDTNTEPRPNGCKAECSFFKQEFKGFSNKLETTPIIEINKFQDYTALKDTSKELSKELKEIEEDMTPFIAEIQKKMLELQTDELIINNEYIATWKIDKRGYKRFNIKELAKYVA; this comes from the coding sequence ATGAATGAGAAATTAACTATAAAAGAATTAAAAGAACAATTAAAAACTTTAGGTGCTAAAGGATATAGTAAGTTAAAAAAAGCTGAACTTATATCTCTTTTAGAAGAATTATCACCAAAACTACATGATTCAGAAGTACTATTCACTGGAGAATGTAGTGGAGAAGGTGAGTGGCTAAATTATAGAAAAATAGGAGCTACTGATGTTTCTATACTAATGGTTGATTATGCTTGGAAAAATGGTTTTATTGATAGACCTGATAATTATAATAGCCCTTTGCTTATGTATTTAGAAAGAAAAGGACAATATACAAGAGAGTTTAGCTTTGAAAGTATTGTTGCTATGAACTTTGGACATTATGCTGAAGATTTTATAATCAATAACCTTTCAGATCTTTTCAAGAGAGAATTTAATCTTGATGTTCAAGAGGTCAGAAAAGGAAATCAAGTAGTAGCCAATCCTCAATATCCTTTATGGACTTGTACTCCAGATAGTTGGGTTAAAATCAATGATGAATGGTATCCAGTTGAATTAAAAACAGGAAATAGTTATCAATCATACGATTGGTCTAAAGATGAAGTTCCTAATAAATACTATGCACAAGTACAACAACAACTTGCAGTACTAAATAAAACTAAGGGCTTTTTAGTTGGTTTTATAGATAATAGATTTACTAAAGTTTATGAAATAGATATTGATAATAAGTTAATTCAAAAGGCCTATGAACTATCTACAGAATTTCAAAATTATTTAGATACAAATACAGAACCTAGACCAAATGGTTGTAAAGCTGAATGCAGCTTCTTTAAACAAGAGTTTAAAGGCTTTAGTAATAAATTGGAAACTACTCCAATAATTGAAATTAATAAATTCCAAGACTACACAGCTTTAAAAGATACTTCTAAAGAACTTTCTAAAGAATTAAAAGAAATTGAAGAAGATATGACACCGTTCATAGCTGAAATTCAAAAGAAAATGCTAGAACTACAAACTGACGAATTGATTATTAATAATGAATATATTGCAACTTGGAAAATAGATAAAAGAGGATATAAAAGATTTAACATCAAAGAATTAGCAAAATATGTAGCTTAA
- a CDS encoding ROK family protein — MRLGAIEAGGTKFVCGIATENGEILERVSFPTETPEETLKNVINFFKNKEIEAMGIGSFGPIDLDLNSKTYGYITKTPKKYWSDFNLLGELKKHFDIPMVFDTDVNGAALGEATWGAAKGLKNCLYLTIGTGIGGGALVSGELVHGMLHPEMGHILVTKHHEDNYKGKCPFHKNCFEGLAAGPAIEERWGTKAYDLPKDHKAWELEAYYIAQALVNYILILSPEKIILGGGVMKQEQLFPLVRKCVKELLNGYVQTNEILNDTDSYIVYPELGDNAGLLGAVALALTIKKGL; from the coding sequence ATGAGATTAGGTGCAATAGAAGCCGGAGGAACAAAATTTGTTTGTGGAATAGCAACTGAAAATGGGGAGATTCTTGAAAGAGTAAGCTTTCCAACAGAAACACCAGAAGAAACACTAAAAAATGTTATAAATTTTTTCAAAAATAAAGAAATAGAAGCGATGGGGATTGGTTCTTTTGGACCAATAGATTTAGATTTAAACTCGAAAACATATGGATATATAACGAAAACTCCTAAAAAATATTGGAGTGATTTTAATCTGTTAGGAGAATTAAAAAAACATTTTGATATACCTATGGTATTTGATACAGATGTGAATGGAGCAGCTTTGGGTGAAGCAACATGGGGAGCTGCTAAAGGATTAAAAAATTGTTTATATCTGACGATAGGGACTGGAATTGGTGGTGGAGCCTTAGTTTCAGGAGAATTAGTTCACGGAATGTTACACCCAGAGATGGGGCATATCTTAGTGACAAAACATCATGAGGATAACTATAAAGGAAAATGTCCTTTTCATAAAAATTGTTTTGAAGGTTTAGCAGCTGGACCAGCGATAGAAGAAAGATGGGGGACTAAAGCCTATGATCTTCCTAAAGATCATAAAGCTTGGGAATTAGAGGCTTATTACATAGCACAAGCTTTAGTGAATTACATATTGATACTATCTCCAGAAAAGATTATTTTAGGTGGAGGAGTAATGAAGCAAGAGCAACTATTTCCTCTTGTAAGAAAGTGTGTAAAAGAGTTATTGAATGGATATGTTCAGACTAATGAAATTTTAAATGATACAGATAGCTATATTGTATATCCAGAGCTTGGTGATAATGCGGGATTATTAGGAGCAGTCGCACTAGCTTTAACAATAAAAAAAGGTCTTTAA
- a CDS encoding LexA family transcriptional regulator produces MNILGIVVKKLREEKGYTQLELAKKANIGSGTLGDIESGRNKSTVKTLNKIAEALNLNKEEKNKLDEAFLGREIKKESLMEQLKDPIQMMVIPVYSSVAAGMGYIPDAEPVDFITIPETSGECIGIKVQGDSMEPTFFSGDIVVLKKEVEVGLGEIGVFMNKTSGESLVKRLKKKNGVFVLESDNHIFRDIEIKSDEICCCGKVINVVKKDLKKRVNPLQELLDDIPADKLALAEKLLKTLIPDEDKK; encoded by the coding sequence ATGAATATATTAGGGATTGTAGTTAAAAAATTAAGAGAAGAAAAAGGATACACTCAACTTGAGTTAGCAAAAAAAGCAAATATAGGTAGCGGTACATTAGGAGATATCGAAAGTGGTAGAAATAAGAGTACAGTAAAAACTTTAAATAAAATAGCTGAAGCTTTAAATTTAAATAAAGAAGAAAAAAATAAATTAGATGAAGCTTTTTTAGGAAGAGAAATAAAAAAAGAGAGTCTAATGGAACAATTAAAGGACCCGATACAGATGATGGTTATTCCTGTTTATTCAAGTGTAGCAGCAGGAATGGGATATATACCTGATGCAGAACCTGTGGACTTTATAACTATTCCAGAAACTAGTGGAGAATGTATAGGAATTAAAGTTCAAGGTGATAGTATGGAACCAACATTTTTTAGCGGGGATATCGTAGTTTTAAAGAAAGAGGTTGAAGTTGGTTTAGGAGAAATCGGTGTATTTATGAATAAAACATCTGGAGAGTCGCTTGTAAAAAGATTAAAAAAGAAAAATGGAGTTTTTGTTTTAGAAAGTGATAATCATATTTTCAGAGATATAGAGATTAAGTCGGATGAAATTTGTTGCTGTGGAAAAGTTATAAACGTTGTGAAGAAAGATCTAAAAAAAAGAGTGAATCCTTTACAGGAGTTATTAGATGATATTCCAGCTGATAAATTAGCATTAGCAGAAAAATTATTAAAAACTTTAATACCTGATGAGGATAAAAAGTAG
- a CDS encoding BMP family protein, giving the protein MKKIKGLMMFLLLSVTIFSAPIKVGLILAMGGLGDKSFNDSAYAGLLKAKKDFDIEVKYVEPNTWMEDGFFLEEYSQNGFDLIIATSYTAQDAMEDISSKFPDTKYAIVDTRAKEGANIASLVFDEAEGSFLVGAVAAKMSKTEKIGFIGAVDIPLINRFRNGYEQGAKYVNPNISVVTTYVGGDAPFSDPLKGKEHAFSLANQNVDVIYHASGNTGIGILEGVREKGIYGIGVDCDQDDIVKGQVLTSMLKNVNNAIYKIIEDTVNGKFEGKVYNFGLKEDGVGTTDFKYTRDIVGEENIALVQKLKEDIINGKIKVNE; this is encoded by the coding sequence ATGAAAAAAATTAAAGGATTGATGATGTTTTTACTATTATCAGTAACGATTTTCTCGGCTCCAATAAAAGTGGGGTTAATTTTAGCAATGGGTGGACTTGGGGATAAGTCTTTTAATGATTCAGCATACGCTGGACTTTTAAAAGCTAAAAAAGATTTTGATATTGAAGTGAAATATGTAGAACCAAATACTTGGATGGAAGACGGTTTCTTTTTAGAAGAGTATTCTCAAAATGGTTTTGATCTTATTATTGCAACTTCTTATACAGCTCAGGATGCAATGGAAGATATAAGTTCTAAATTTCCAGATACAAAGTATGCAATAGTTGATACTAGAGCTAAAGAAGGAGCAAATATAGCTTCTTTAGTATTTGACGAAGCGGAAGGTTCATTTCTAGTTGGAGCTGTAGCAGCAAAAATGAGCAAAACAGAAAAAATAGGATTTATAGGTGCGGTAGACATACCTTTAATAAATAGATTTAGAAATGGTTATGAGCAAGGTGCAAAATATGTTAATCCTAACATATCTGTTGTTACAACATATGTAGGTGGAGATGCTCCGTTTAGCGACCCATTAAAAGGAAAAGAGCACGCATTTTCATTGGCTAATCAAAATGTAGATGTTATATATCATGCATCTGGAAACACAGGAATAGGAATATTAGAAGGTGTAAGAGAAAAGGGAATTTATGGAATTGGTGTAGACTGTGATCAAGATGATATCGTTAAGGGACAAGTTTTAACATCAATGTTAAAAAATGTAAACAATGCTATTTATAAAATTATAGAAGATACAGTAAATGGAAAGTTTGAAGGAAAAGTTTATAATTTTGGATTAAAAGAAGATGGTGTTGGAACTACAGACTTTAAATATACTAGAGATATTGTGGGAGAAGAAAACATAGCATTGGTACAAAAATTAAAAGAAGATATAATCAATGGAAAAATAAAGGTGAATGAATAG
- a CDS encoding recombinase RecT has product MARVKNDLVGNNNNSLSTGINGTGIPALKSLLATEAIRKQMKSLLGDKAGHFMMAIVGVVEGTPQLQDCEPQSIINSAIASATLDLPIEKNLGYAYIVPYKDKAQFQMGYKGYIQLALRSGQYKYINSIEIKEGELENYNLLTGEFNFKFIEDINQRLEAKTIGYASYIEFTNGFRNTLYMTKEQVLAHAEKYSQSYGTDLKKGYSNSNWSKNFDSMALKTVLKLNLSKFGALSVSVQKALQIDGSSIKSISEEGTINIEYVDNTNEENKIIGDIELATTEDKLELLRQADLIKFNLKKKASELKIDFDALTKKDLRILENIIDVETDKRMED; this is encoded by the coding sequence ATGGCAAGAGTTAAAAATGATTTAGTTGGTAATAATAACAATAGTTTAAGTACAGGTATTAACGGAACAGGTATTCCTGCTTTAAAATCTCTACTTGCTACTGAAGCAATAAGAAAGCAGATGAAAAGCTTATTAGGAGATAAAGCAGGACATTTTATGATGGCTATTGTTGGTGTAGTAGAGGGAACTCCACAGCTTCAAGATTGTGAACCTCAATCTATTATAAATTCAGCAATAGCAAGTGCAACATTAGATTTACCGATAGAAAAGAATTTAGGTTATGCTTATATAGTTCCTTACAAAGATAAAGCTCAATTTCAAATGGGTTATAAAGGCTATATCCAACTAGCTTTAAGAAGTGGGCAGTATAAATATATTAACTCTATTGAGATAAAAGAAGGAGAATTAGAGAATTATAACTTACTAACTGGTGAATTCAATTTTAAATTTATTGAAGATATAAACCAAAGATTAGAAGCTAAAACAATAGGATATGCTTCTTATATAGAGTTTACAAATGGATTTAGAAATACTTTATATATGACTAAAGAACAAGTTTTAGCCCATGCTGAAAAGTATAGTCAATCTTATGGAACTGATTTAAAAAAAGGTTATAGTAATTCAAATTGGAGTAAAAACTTTGATTCAATGGCTTTAAAAACAGTTTTAAAACTTAATTTAAGTAAGTTTGGTGCTTTATCTGTGAGTGTTCAAAAGGCTTTACAAATTGATGGTTCTTCTATTAAAAGTATATCTGAAGAGGGAACTATTAATATTGAATATGTTGATAATACTAATGAAGAGAATAAAATTATTGGAGATATTGAACTTGCAACTACTGAAGATAAATTAGAACTTCTTAGACAAGCTGATTTAATTAAATTTAATCTGAAGAAAAAAGCTAGTGAATTAAAAATTGATTTTGATGCTCTGACTAAAAAAGATTTAAGGATTCTTGAAAACATAATTGATGTTGAAACTGATAAGAGAATGGAGGATTAA
- the dinB gene encoding DNA polymerase IV, with product MKRIIMHYDMDAFYASIEMRDNKKYRNRPIVVAGGVVTTANYEARKFGIHSAMTTTDAKKLCPKLVIVPVNKDKYLEESKIIQNLVLKITHKAEFIALDEGFLDITDIIHKFSSKESFGNIFRKRIFEITGLSCSVGIGINKLTAKIASDIHKPGGQHIFNNEEEFIEFIRHKKIRKLPGVGVKFEQVLNKNNIFLVDDIFKFSLKELTAKYGTARGELLYTYSRGIDFREVDFSNSTHSIGNENTFRIPIDSDVEISREIEDLFNWSYNRLIKKNLLTKTLILKVRFKDRETITRSKTRSIPTDDKEILKGMLDELSSSVEFKKDVKLLGVSFGNLENRSNRQLTFEKLY from the coding sequence ATGAAAAGAATTATCATGCACTACGATATGGACGCATTTTACGCTTCCATAGAGATGAGAGACAATAAAAAATATCGGAACAGACCCATTGTTGTTGCTGGTGGAGTTGTAACAACTGCTAACTATGAAGCACGAAAATTTGGAATCCACTCAGCTATGACCACCACAGACGCTAAGAAACTTTGTCCAAAACTTGTCATAGTTCCAGTTAATAAAGATAAGTATCTCGAAGAATCTAAAATCATTCAAAACTTAGTTTTAAAAATAACTCATAAAGCTGAATTTATAGCTCTTGATGAAGGGTTTCTTGATATAACTGATATCATCCATAAATTCTCTTCAAAAGAATCCTTTGGCAACATTTTTAGAAAAAGAATTTTTGAAATCACCGGCCTTTCGTGCTCTGTTGGAATTGGAATTAATAAGCTTACGGCTAAAATTGCCAGTGATATACATAAACCTGGTGGGCAACATATTTTTAATAATGAAGAGGAGTTCATTGAATTTATTCGCCATAAAAAAATACGAAAACTTCCCGGTGTCGGTGTTAAATTCGAGCAAGTTCTAAATAAAAATAACATATTTTTAGTTGATGACATCTTTAAGTTTTCTCTAAAAGAACTGACAGCTAAATACGGAACTGCCCGTGGAGAACTTTTATATACCTATAGCCGTGGAATTGATTTTAGAGAGGTTGACTTCAGTAACTCTACACACTCTATTGGAAATGAAAATACTTTTAGAATTCCTATAGACTCAGATGTTGAAATATCCCGAGAGATCGAAGACCTTTTCAACTGGTCATACAATAGGCTTATCAAAAAAAACTTATTGACCAAAACTTTAATTTTAAAAGTTAGGTTCAAGGATAGAGAGACCATCACCCGTTCTAAAACTCGTTCTATTCCAACAGATGACAAAGAGATCTTAAAAGGTATGTTGGATGAACTGAGCTCATCAGTAGAATTTAAAAAAGATGTTAAACTTTTAGGCGTTTCTTTTGGCAACTTGGAAAATCGTTCAAATCGACAACTCACCTTTGAAAAACTTTATTAG
- a CDS encoding NAD(P)H-dependent oxidoreductase, with amino-acid sequence MKILVVVSHPDLDNSVVNKRWIEELKKEDDIKIRNLDEFYPDRDIDIEVEKKYLEEAERVVFQFPFYWYSMPGIMRDYFDKVLEFKWAYGPNGDALKGKEFLVAVSVGAPQYSYQGGSYNNFTITELLRPLEATANAIQMIYLPYFAVFDTPRLKEEQVNESAKNYIAHIKNEDLNHRKVLERLKKANQASSFVDL; translated from the coding sequence ATGAAAATACTTGTAGTGGTTTCTCATCCAGATTTAGATAACTCAGTGGTAAATAAAAGGTGGATTGAAGAGTTAAAAAAAGAAGATGATATAAAAATTAGGAACTTAGATGAGTTTTATCCAGATAGAGATATTGATATAGAAGTTGAAAAAAAATATTTAGAAGAGGCAGAGAGAGTTGTCTTTCAATTTCCATTTTATTGGTACAGTATGCCAGGTATTATGAGAGATTATTTCGATAAAGTGTTGGAGTTTAAATGGGCTTATGGTCCAAATGGGGATGCCTTAAAAGGAAAAGAATTCTTAGTTGCAGTTTCTGTAGGAGCACCCCAGTATTCTTATCAAGGTGGAAGCTATAATAACTTTACAATTACAGAATTATTAAGACCATTAGAGGCGACTGCTAATGCAATTCAGATGATCTACTTACCATATTTTGCAGTGTTTGATACACCAAGATTAAAAGAAGAACAAGTTAATGAGTCTGCTAAAAATTATATAGCACACATAAAAAATGAAGATTTAAATCATAGAAAAGTGTTAGAAAGATTAAAAAAAGCTAATCAAGCAAGTAGTTTTGTAGATCTATAA